The following is a genomic window from Cygnus olor isolate bCygOlo1 chromosome 11, bCygOlo1.pri.v2, whole genome shotgun sequence.
ACGTGATTGCATCCAACGGTAAGGATAACTTTATATTAttgataaaaataagaattgaaAATGCCAGCAAATCATTAAGGTATACTTCAATCTTACAAGCTTGCTGTGGTTTATTCTGTGTATTTGCTCGTCTAATGATGTctgcattaaaacattttatattttaagagagaaagaattaGAAGCCACAGCTGGAAGAGGAGTGGTTGAAATCTCAAAAGAACTTGTAAAATACATGGGAGATGGGCCACTGATTcttaaaaaaaggggaaaaaaaaccaacaaaaccttTATGTACTCAGATTCACTCTTAAGATTCAGATTTGTCTGAGTATCGTAAGATATTTCCTACTACTATAAGTGCAACAACAAATATCCCACAAGAAGAAGGGTTTGTTACGAGTTTCCGGGACTCGTTTGCATCCTGTTCCTTCCCGGGTCTTGGTGCAGTTTGGGTTTCTTGTTCTTGAAAGGCTCACCCTGTCCTGATGGGTGCCTGCTCCTTTGCCAGCCTGCCTTTGATGTGAAATCGGGCAGGGCTGGTGCGAAGCAGCAGAGGTCGGAGCCCTGGCAGAAGCTGCTTTCTGGTGTGAGCTGTGTTTACCAGTGACCCCCGCCTGCTCTTGTCTAGGAGCGTTTCCACAGTCAGTGCTCCTCACCCTGAtggacttttttccccccttttttctttaagcagctGGTTTGGGAGTTAATATTGGTGGGAGCCTTTCCTAGTGCCCGCCGTTAGCGCAGTACTGCAGCAGATGAGGACACCAAGGGCCTATTCTGTTCCTGTATGAGGACAGCAGGACTTTGGTATGGGCTTAGCCACGTTGCCGCTGCACCCTACAACAcagctttttctctgtaaatgagCCTGGGTCTTTTGGACACCGTTCCAGATGCTGGACAGCAAGATACCCCTCTCCTTTCGCCCGAGCACAGCTGGCAGTGCCGGATGCCACACAGCTGTCGGGATGTGTGGGTTTGCACCAAACCGGGCCGCCCGCAGCAGGCAGGAGCCGTGCCGTGACGTTAACGAGCTGGGGAAAACGGGGACAACGTGGCTTCGATGACAGATGtttccctgccttcccttcgTCAGCACTTGCACGGATTGTAACTTGGGCTGAGCCCTCTCAGGCTGGGCAGCAGATGGCTCCCGGCACGTTGCACTGTGCGGGCTCGCGGCAGCACACGTGTGGGGCCGGCAAAGCTGGTTAGGGGCTCTGGGGATTTGGGGCTCCTGGCGTCAGCAGCTGGGTGACAGCTCCGTGTAGTTGTGATCAGAGCAACAAGTGGTGCCAAGCAATTGTGAGTTTCGCTCTTAATTCAAAGCAGTTTGTCTCACTCCTTTCCAAAGGTAAGGAGCTGCCTTTCTCGAATGccatttcccattttctttatttttacattaaattaacAGGCAGCTTTTTGTTCCCTGAATACATTCTGCcgcttattttcttttcatggggTGTTTATATTCTTTGTCATAGAGGCCATTCCTttctaaaggggaaaaaaaatagtaaagacACTTCTATGGATACAGAAGTCACAAAAAGTGTTTGCTTTATGACCAGCGTGGCTGGTGAGGACTGGGACAAACAGGCTGCAGATTCCAGAAGTCGGACGAAGACTTACCATCACATCAGGTTTTTGCCAGTCAACGTTATAGAAAGGAAACTATTTTGTGCGCTGTCATCGCTGGGGACCTGGGACTTGATGCAACAAGTAGTGGCTTATTTTTTACTAAACTGAGTCATTTATGCAGAGCCGATGGCTACACGATCACAGTAATATTTTCCATGCCACCATTCCCAGTTCATCAGAAATTTTTCTCTCCCCGGCCATTCCTAATCCTAAAACACATCACGGTGCTTAAAATGAGCAGCTGGTTCTTAGAAGCTAATCTCCCCTTAAAATGGCCGTTCAGCATCCCTCTAACACCGTGGCTTGCACCAACGTGAACCTTGGCAAAAGCtactgaagcagaaaatagGAATAGGGATAGTAGGGAATAGGAATAAAGGTAGAAAATAGGAATAAAGCGCAGGTGCCTCTGTAGCTCTGTGTTGGGGAGAGCAATGGACACCAGCCCAGTAACACAGCGACACGGTGATGGTTCCCCTGGTGTGGCAGCTCCACGTGATGGCTCGGTGTGGTGTGGCAGCCACGTGCCATCTCTGCCACCCAGCCCAGGTCACTGGGAGGtgatctcctcctcctccttagGAGGAGCTTGCAGGAGCCCTACAGGAGCTTCTGTAGAGCGGTTTCTGCTCTACAGCTGGGAAAAGGGCTCAGTGCCTTGCTTGGGGAAGCAATGGGGCATACACGGGGCTGGCAAAAGGgtggaagcagaggagaaaaaatgctcACGATCTCTGCTGAATGAAGCCATAAGCTTAGTCAGGAGACTCAAGCTCCAAATGGCAAAGGATAGTTCAGAGAAATCTTCCTGCTATCTAGTAATTAAGACTTTGCAAATCTGGGCATTGCACACAGCAGAGTTCTTCCTCTCTCCAAAAGATTGCTTGGAACAGCTCagttttctctccttccccccaggTTTGCTGGGGTTACCTCACTCCCTCACAGGTGCTGGTCCTTCCATTGACATTTTTATTCCACCCCCTTTCAGACAGCAAGAAATCGGGCGGTGATAATGAGCTACCTGGATGGAGTCCCCTTCCGGACGGCCAAGAGCCTCGAAGGAGACCCAGTGGGACAAAACACCCTTATCGATGCACCGGCCATAGACATTCCCGACTGCACCGACATCCTCGTGAGCACCATGGTGGGTTGGCCTCTTCCACATCCCCTTCCGCTGGGATGCTGACAGGGATGCTTGtcttggggaaggggaggaaggaaaaccTCCGAGTTGGTGTCCTCCCCGTCGGTTGTTGTTCAGTAGGAGCACGAGGAGGTGAGGACCGTgtgttttgggggtgggaggaagggcTTTGATTGGGTTCGGGTTTCCATAATCCCATCCAAGCCTGAGGATGGGATGGATGGAGGGTCTTTCCTCAATAGGAAGTTTGATTTGTCCTTGAAAAGGGCGAATTTCAGGCCCTGCTCTGGGAGCGTTTTATGGTCTGTAATCAtcacaatttcatttatttataatattttaaaaatatctattaatAAATCTATCAGAGATGTGACCGGGCAATGCTACCTGTGCGGTAACATGTTTCCTGTGACATTTTGTGATCTTCCTCATCAGCCACTCCTACGCTGCTGGTGAACACACCCCCTCTGCTGTAGTGGCTTTGTCACTAGGACGCCGCCACAGCACAAAATGGAGCTCAAAGGGGGTCAGAAGCCTGCCCTCGCCCCCTGCCCGCATTTCAGCTGTGCCTTGAGCAGTCTCACCCGTAGATGGGGTCAGAGCACTGTGCTGGGGCACCCCGGGCCTTCTGCTTCCTGTGGCGTGTGGTGCTCCAGCACTAAAACACGCTCCGcttttgagattttttatttcctctgggATTCCTTGAATCTGGAGGTGCAGGCAGGTGGTGGTCTGCAGGCAGAGGTGTTGCTGAGCTGCGTCcatccccccagccccacctcagggggaggccgggggcACACGTCCGTCTGTCCTTCTGGAGGCAGGCAGTGGTGGGCTGGGATGGCGTTCTCCACACGGTGTTTTCCTCGGGGAGGTTGGCTGGGGCCGGGCACAGCAGTAGCGGCAGCATTCCTGGGCCGTGAATGTGCCtgccagggctggaggaggccTTGTTTGGAGAGCGCTGGGGCACGCACAGCTTGCTTGTTCCCGGAAAGTGCTCTGATGTGAGGCTCGGACATGTTTGAAGCTGGGTGATGTGGACACGACCCCTCTGCCCTGCGACAGGCCGTGTCCTCCTCCCAACCATGTcctcctcctggctctgcaggaggctCGTGCCccctctctgctctcccctctCCACAGCAGCCAAGCTAACACAACCCCCTCCCTGCCTAAAACACCTCTCCACAGGATTTTAAATATGACTAGAAGCGGTAATAACGCCGCAGCTGGATGTTTTCCAAGTGAAAATGTTGAGGGTTCCCCATAGGGATGAGGCCAGCACTGCCCAGACCTGCAGCTCTAGTGCCCGTTGCCATCCCCAGTGGGGTCCGATCCTGGAACGACACAGCCTGTGTGAATTATTACGGGGCTTGCCCCGTACCTGCTGAACCGTGGTGGTGTTTTGGGTGTGCTCACTCActgctccttgctctcccaCAGCACGACTTCTCGCTGGAACGAAAGGTGCTCTACTGGCTGGAGGCTGCCTCTCAGCACCAAACCTCCCGGCACCGGCTCACCACCGACACCGTCCCCACGGCCCCGccgtgctggctgctgcttgtGGACCCCGCTGAGGGCAGGGAGACGGCCGGGGGCAGAGCGCGGGACGCTGCAGTGCGGCGCTGCATCAGCCTCAACGCCGCCGAccagggcagaggcagagcctcTGACACGGAGAGCGAGGCCGCGCGCCCGGAGGAGGACGGGTACTTGGAAGATGATGAGTATTCCTCCACCTCCTGGGAAGAAAATGACAGGGATGAGAACGTTTTCAGGAGGAGAAACCAGCATGTCTTTCAGCAGATCCGACCGAAGACATCGCCCGGCTTGCTGGAGCCGCCTCCAGAGAACGGCTACAAGGCAGCGAGCCCGGACATGGGCAAGCAGAGGCGGTCCTTGGTTTTGTTCAACAACATGAAGAACGAGCTGGAAGCAGCCAGGAGGAAGCTGGCTGCTTTGGTGCATCCTTTAAACAGAGCCACGGCCGAGAATGGAGGGCTCCCAGAGCCACCAGCACTCCCCCAGCGCTCCCGAAACAACAGGAGCCTGAAGTATGGGCCGGCAGCGGCCGTATCCTGCGCGGGAGGCTTGGTGCCAGCTCCCCCTCCAGGGCCAGCCATCCCCATGCCCCCCATCCGCAAGCACAAGCCCACGGTGCCGGTGAGCTGCTTCGCGCTCGTGGCCCTGCACTCGGTGCCCAGGTaggggagaggcagagggagggggcGAAGTACCTGGTCCTGGGCTCTGGGCAGCGAAACAGAGCCGAAACTGGGCTTGAAAAACACTACACCAGGGAGAAACTTGAGCCGGGTTGTCCTGAGAGCTAAAGGAAGGGTTTTGTCTGCTGGGGTTTAAACACAAGCCTTCTGTGTTGTCCTAACCAAAACacccctcttttttctttctttctttctttttttctttttttttttttttcctaacaaagaAGATAccttatttaattttcaattgattttttttttttttttaaaaggaggcTGGGTTTGGTGGCCTCGCCCCACAGGTGCTCCTGAGCGCTGATTTCCCTGATCTCTATCTGTAGCTGGGCATGGATTTATTTAAGTCTGGTCTTCTTTTGAGAGAAGGCTTGTGGTTAAACTGTTGTAGGTGCCCCCAAACCGTGTAATAACCACTTACTGGGAGGTGTGCATCCCAGCCTCTCCAAGGCTCCATGGGCATTGCTTCCAAGCCACTGGGGAAGCAACGCGGGTCCTGCTCCCAGCAAGCTCACccatttttggggaaaaaaggaatgtATACAGGGAGAGCATGCACGTGCCTGAAGCGAATTGCTCCATTTATGGGACTTTTCCTCGTGGTGTTTTAACGAACGCAAGGACACTCAAAGACAAGTGCCAGAGCAAtgttctctgctgcctgcttccaCTGTGCTGGcttggggacaggcagggggtTCTCCTGATGGCCATCTCTCATGGGTGCCATGGAGGTGGCCCCATCCTGGTTGTCCAACACGATGTCCTGTCTTATTTTGCAGTCCCTCAGCCCCTACACCTGCCTGCCCCCGGCACGGCCGCTGGCATCCCGCAAAACCAAGCCGGATTCGGCGGCCGACCTGCTCGCGGCACTGAGCCAGGAGGAGCGCGACCTCATCGAGCCCGTCATCGCCTTGGGCTACCCGGCCCACAAAGCCATCCTCACCCTCCAGAAGACTGGGAGGCAAAGCCTGGGGCAGGTTGGTGAAGCTGGTATGGCTGAAACGATGTGGGGTGCtttggggaaaatgtttttggggaaaaaaaaatcatctttctaTGGTGAGAGATTCatctttcctgcttttgctCAGAGAGGGCTCCCCACGGTCCTGTTCTCCTTTGGGGAAAATGAAGCCATTTATTGCATTTGGGTGTCAGAGCAGGGTTTTCTGGTAGCTGGCATGCCCACAGCTTAGCTGTAGGAAAATTGCAGCGAGTGGTGCTCAGCTTGTCAGCAAGTGATAGCGGCTGGGTGCCGCCGTCCTCCCCATCTGGTGCACGGAGCGCAGCGTTCTTCTGAAGAGCAGATCCTGCCCCCGTATATGGGAACTTTTTGCACATCATTTTTTCTCGGCTGTTAGCTCTGTGTGACGATTTCCATACAAACACTCCGGGGATTTGCCTGGTCGCTCTCCAAACCCGAGATGCCCGCACTGGAGCAACCAGCGGCTCCGTGCAAGCGTCGCGTTTGGGTCACCGAGCGCAGCCGTCATGCTTTTGTGAGAAACCTGCTATCCTCAGCTCCCCGGGACTGCAGGAGAGCACTACTGCAAGCCCAGGTGGGAAGGGAAGCTTTATTTCATCAATATTAAAGGTTTCTACATAGGCGGGGAGAGGGAAATGGGAGAGCACAGCCCACAGCCATTGTGGAGGGCCATCAAACATGTCTTGTAGCAATGTCTCTATTCCTTGTGAAGGAGCAGTGCCTCTTAAAAACACTGCAGTCTGCTCCCTTCTGTGCAAACACACGGGCTCCCATTCTCTCGGAGAGGTGATTAATGCACCAAAATACAAGGTCTACCTTATGTGCTGGTTTTCCCCACCAGAAGTTCCCATCTTTCCCATTTATGCCCAACACAGCCGAGATGAAACACAAGGCCTAGCTGTTCAGGCGACCGTTACAAGCACAGAACTACCAAATTAGGCTAAGACCTTCctggaaaatatgtttcaagttaaaaacaagGGCTGTGGACGCTCTTCATTGCTTGTTAGTGTCACACGGGGTTTCAGTGTGTGACGATGACAGCTTCAAACACGAAGATTGACTGTGGCACCAGATGGTAGCCAAAAATTGTTCCGTTTCTTTGCAGCGTCAAGCAAAGCTGGCAGAGCCCACCCTGGGGGAGCTAGCAAACTTTTCTAAGTCTGCTGCCTTAACAAGGCGATGCCTCCTCAGTTTTGCTGGAAAAGCTTCTCTAAAAGGCTCTGTCAGGCTTGGGGTCGCCCTGACACGCCAGAGGTTCATCTGCTGGGGTAGGGAGTCACAGATAAGAGCTGAACCCTACAAGAGCAGAGGGCAGAAAGGCATCACTAGTGCAAGGAGCCTCAGCTCCTGCCTGGGGAGCCTCAGCCTGTGCGCGTCCCTGGATGGCCGGGCTCTTAGGTAAGACGTAATACAGCAaaaccccagctctgctgccttcccaaAGCACACACCtgcccctttcctcctccatgAGATTTGGCTGTCTTCCTCCAAGCAACAGTTGAGATCTTCAGTGCTTCCTACAAGCCTTTCATCCGCTGACCCATCCGGCTGTGGCTCGCCAAGGCTCGCTGCTGCTTGTAGAAGCTGTGTCCTTGGTGGAGGCTCAGTGCTGGAGGGGTGGCACCAAAAGACAGGTTCGCACAGCCCTGGCCACGTTTCCCCGTTCCTTCACCATGAAATTGCCATTGGGGAAACATTTGGTGCTCGGGCATGGGAGGCTAATCCCTGCTTGAGGCTTTGGCTTCACGTCCAGGTGGGTTATAAGGAGCCTCCCTGAGACACCGCcacgagctgctgctgcaaggtgGTAATGTTACGGGTGTGCAGAagcttgctgcagctctgtgtgccCGTTGGATGTTCCCCATCACATTCCTGCACTCGAAAACCAAGCACCGAGCTTGCTGGCCCTCGACCATGCTCCTCCTAGGGCTAGGAgagcctcctgctgcttccccagcgAGCCATCAGCCCCATGCTGAACCCAGGAGGTGAGCAGGTCGAAGTatttaaaaacctgtttttgTTTAGTCTTGaggatatatatgtattttctttaatgataaAAATCGTGGAGTTGACAGCGGGACAGATTTCGTGCATGGCTGGAGCAGTGTGTCAGACTGCCAAGCCTGGCTGCGTTCTGCTCTGAACATGGGGAGCAGCTCTCCCTGTAACAGGGCAAGAAAATGCCGCAACGGTCTGGTTTTTTAGTTAGTAAGGTAATGAGGAAAATCTAACCATGTTATGAATGCCAACGACCAGCGAATAACTTGTGTTTGAGTTGAAAAGCCGCTC
Proteins encoded in this region:
- the UBAP1L gene encoding ubiquitin-associated protein 1-like isoform X1: MRPALPRPAALVPVAIPSGVRSWNDTACVNYYGACPVPAEPWWCFGCAHSLLLALPQHDFSLERKVLYWLEAASQHQTSRHRLTTDTVPTAPPCWLLLVDPAEGRETAGGRARDAAVRRCISLNAADQGRGRASDTESEAARPEEDGYLEDDEYSSTSWEENDRDENVFRRRNQHVFQQIRPKTSPGLLEPPPENGYKAASPDMGKQRRSLVLFNNMKNELEAARRKLAALVHPLNRATAENGGLPEPPALPQRSRNNRSLKYGPAAAVSCAGGLVPAPPPGPAIPMPPIRKHKPTVPSLSPYTCLPPARPLASRKTKPDSAADLLAALSQEERDLIEPVIALGYPAHKAILTLQKTGRQSLGQFLGYLRACDRLLKQGYEEGQVEEAMEMFQYSEKKAAEFLHLLAQFNDMGFQQNEIKEVLLLCGNQRDKALEELMMKRQ
- the UBAP1L gene encoding ubiquitin-associated protein 1-like isoform X3, which codes for MRPALPRPAALVPVAIPSGVRSWNDTACVNYYGACPVPAEPWWCFGCAHSLLLALPQHDFSLERKVLYWLEAASQHQTSRHRLTTDTVPTAPPCWLLLVDPAEGRETAGGRARDAAVRRCISLNAADQGRGRASDTESEAARPEEDGYLEDDEYSSTSWEENDRDENVFRRRNQHVFQQIRPKTSPGLLEPPPENGYKAASPDMGKQRRSLVLFNNMKNELEAARRKLAALVHPLNRATAENGGLPEPPALPQRSRNNRSLKYGPAAAVSCAGGLVPAPPPGPAIPMPPIRKHKPTVPSLSPYTCLPPARPLASRKTKPDSAADLLAALSQEERDLIEPVIALGYPAHKAILTLQKTGRQSLGQVGEAVPGLPPGLRPAAEAGLRGRAGGGGHGNVPVLGEKGS
- the UBAP1L gene encoding ubiquitin-associated protein 1-like isoform X2, whose amino-acid sequence is MSYLDGVPFRTAKSLEGDPVGQNTLIDAPAIDIPDCTDILVSTMHDFSLERKVLYWLEAASQHQTSRHRLTTDTVPTAPPCWLLLVDPAEGRETAGGRARDAAVRRCISLNAADQGRGRASDTESEAARPEEDGYLEDDEYSSTSWEENDRDENVFRRRNQHVFQQIRPKTSPGLLEPPPENGYKAASPDMGKQRRSLVLFNNMKNELEAARRKLAALVHPLNRATAENGGLPEPPALPQRSRNNRSLKYGPAAAVSCAGGLVPAPPPGPAIPMPPIRKHKPTVPSLSPYTCLPPARPLASRKTKPDSAADLLAALSQEERDLIEPVIALGYPAHKAILTLQKTGRQSLGQFLGYLRACDRLLKQGYEEGQVEEAMEMFQYSEKKAAEFLHLLAQFNDMGFQQNEIKEVLLLCGNQRDKALEELMMKRQ